One Neisseria sp. Marseille-Q5346 genomic region harbors:
- a CDS encoding RNA-binding protein: MKMANTTLFQSIKNRFTKTDTHNEAGGIAYTLTPKQQLAQLAATGCLNNTYYADAQSQLDQVLKLAESLDAEFIAKTAVYARQKGFMKDMPALLLAVLAQKDVNMLARVFDQVVDNGKMLRNFAQIIRSGAVGRKSFGNRPKKLMQTWLLTATEKQLLNAAIGNAPSLADVVKMVHPKPREAWRAAWFAWLIGKPYDREALPPITRAFEDYKQSREGELPNVPFQMLTALDLNSGDWAQIACNGSWQQVRQNLNTFLRHEVFAKSKNIKMVAEKLRDETAIARARVLPYQLLTAYQATSNQMPSEIREALQDAMETAVQNVPVIQGKVMVCPDVSGSMHSPATGYRGSATTKTRCIDIAALVSAAMLRTNPQARVIPFEQITVNVKLNPRDSIMTNAEKLANVGGGGTACSAPLAMLNREKADVDLVVIVSDNESWADDSQGWGTTTSLMKEWDILKRRCPEAKLVCLDIQPYTKAQARNRHDILNIGGFSDQVFSLIGSFAERGMGTDFWVEEIEKTPLAAVN, translated from the coding sequence ATGAAAATGGCTAATACTACCTTGTTTCAATCGATTAAAAACCGTTTTACTAAAACCGATACCCATAATGAAGCTGGCGGCATCGCCTACACGCTGACCCCTAAACAACAGCTGGCACAGCTTGCCGCTACCGGTTGTCTGAACAATACCTACTATGCCGATGCCCAAAGTCAGCTTGACCAAGTATTGAAGTTGGCAGAAAGCCTGGATGCCGAGTTTATCGCCAAAACTGCCGTATATGCCCGTCAAAAAGGTTTTATGAAAGATATGCCTGCGCTGTTGCTTGCCGTATTGGCGCAAAAAGACGTGAACATGCTTGCCCGTGTATTCGACCAAGTAGTGGACAACGGTAAAATGTTGCGCAACTTCGCGCAAATTATCCGTAGCGGCGCAGTCGGCAGAAAATCTTTCGGCAACCGTCCGAAAAAGCTGATGCAGACTTGGCTTTTGACCGCCACCGAAAAACAATTGTTGAACGCCGCTATCGGCAACGCCCCGTCGCTGGCGGACGTGGTCAAAATGGTGCATCCCAAACCGCGTGAAGCATGGCGTGCCGCATGGTTTGCATGGCTGATTGGTAAACCGTACGACCGCGAAGCATTGCCGCCCATTACCCGCGCTTTTGAAGACTACAAACAAAGCCGAGAAGGCGAATTGCCCAACGTTCCTTTCCAAATGCTTACTGCTTTAGACTTGAACAGCGGCGACTGGGCGCAAATTGCCTGTAACGGTTCATGGCAGCAGGTTCGTCAAAACCTGAACACTTTCCTGCGCCACGAAGTATTTGCGAAAAGCAAAAACATCAAAATGGTGGCAGAAAAACTGCGTGACGAAACCGCCATTGCCCGCGCCCGCGTCCTGCCTTACCAATTGCTGACCGCGTATCAGGCAACATCTAATCAAATGCCGTCTGAAATCCGTGAAGCCCTGCAAGATGCGATGGAAACCGCCGTACAAAACGTACCGGTAATCCAAGGCAAAGTCATGGTTTGTCCGGACGTCTCCGGCTCCATGCACAGCCCGGCTACCGGCTATCGCGGCAGCGCGACCACCAAAACCCGCTGCATCGATATTGCCGCGCTCGTGTCCGCCGCCATGTTGCGTACCAATCCGCAAGCCCGCGTGATACCGTTTGAACAAATCACGGTAAACGTGAAGCTCAACCCGCGCGACAGCATCATGACCAACGCCGAAAAACTCGCTAATGTCGGCGGCGGCGGAACGGCATGCAGCGCACCGCTCGCCATGTTGAACCGTGAAAAAGCCGACGTGGATTTGGTCGTCATCGTATCAGACAACGAAAGTTGGGCAGATGACAGCCAAGGATGGGGTACCACAACCAGCCTGATGAAAGAGTGGGATATTCTGAAACGCCGTTGCCCAGAAGCCAAACTCGTTTGTCTGGATATCCAGCCCTACACCAAGGCTCAAGCACGAAACCGTCACGATATCTTGAACATCGGCGGCTTCTCCGACCAAGTATTCTCCCTGATCGGTTCCTTTGCCGAACGAGGCATGGGTACAGATTTCTGGGTAGAAGAGATTGAGAAAACGCCGTTGGCAGCTGTGAACTGA
- the rtcR gene encoding RNA repair transcriptional activator RtcR, whose product MNTHPKKQVAVSFLGTVLDSGFGQGRWQKWRPNVAMNQRQDFHLDRMELFYAEKYRELADHVKADIQQVSPHTVVNLVPMELANPWDFSEVYTKLHDWAASYPFDTEEETYLTHITTGTHVAQICLFLLVESRQIPGVLLQTAPPKNQRRSMEDGNVGSYEIIDLDLARYDVLAERLAAVRDDAVRYLKSGISTQNAAFNRMIAEIEQVALNSPSPILLSGPTGAGKSMLARRIFELKKARHLIKGTFVDVNCATLRGDGAASALFGHKKGAFTGAAEKREGYLKTADGGVLFLDEIGELGLDEQAMLLKAIEEKHFYPVGSDSEVESDFQLIAGTNRDLRHEIRAGRFREDLFARINIWNYPLPALANRREDIEPNVEHQLALASQELGRTTRFNKEALAAYLDFALSNQAPWRGNFRDLAASIMRLATLAPQGRIQVEQVQAEIERLKWLWSEEPFSDGLLHNRPSEKTQDYPDKVDWDTLDLFDKLQLQHVIDECRKHPNMAAAGRALFNVSRTERAKVNDSDRLRKYLQRFGLEWGDI is encoded by the coding sequence ATGAATACTCATCCTAAAAAACAAGTCGCCGTCAGCTTTCTCGGTACGGTATTGGACAGTGGTTTCGGTCAAGGGCGTTGGCAGAAATGGCGGCCGAATGTCGCCATGAATCAGCGTCAAGATTTTCATCTCGACCGCATGGAACTGTTTTATGCGGAGAAATACCGCGAGTTGGCGGATCATGTAAAAGCCGATATTCAGCAGGTGTCGCCGCACACAGTCGTCAATCTCGTGCCTATGGAGCTGGCAAACCCGTGGGATTTCTCCGAGGTTTATACCAAACTGCATGATTGGGCGGCGAGCTATCCATTTGATACAGAAGAAGAAACCTATCTCACCCACATCACCACGGGTACGCACGTTGCGCAAATCTGCCTGTTTTTATTGGTGGAATCACGTCAAATCCCCGGCGTACTGTTACAAACCGCTCCACCCAAAAACCAAAGACGCAGTATGGAGGACGGCAATGTCGGCAGTTATGAAATCATCGATTTAGACTTGGCTCGTTACGACGTACTGGCCGAACGCCTTGCTGCCGTACGCGATGACGCAGTGCGCTACCTGAAAAGCGGCATCTCAACCCAAAACGCTGCCTTCAACCGCATGATTGCCGAAATCGAACAGGTCGCACTCAATTCCCCTTCCCCCATTCTGCTTTCCGGCCCGACAGGCGCAGGCAAATCCATGCTGGCACGCAGGATTTTTGAATTGAAAAAAGCGCGCCATCTGATTAAAGGCACATTTGTCGATGTAAACTGCGCCACCCTTCGCGGCGACGGCGCAGCATCTGCCCTGTTCGGCCACAAAAAAGGCGCCTTTACCGGCGCGGCGGAAAAACGTGAAGGCTACCTAAAAACTGCCGACGGCGGCGTATTGTTTTTAGATGAAATTGGAGAATTGGGCTTAGACGAACAAGCCATGTTACTCAAAGCCATTGAAGAAAAACACTTTTATCCCGTCGGCAGCGACAGCGAAGTCGAAAGCGACTTCCAACTCATCGCCGGCACCAACCGCGACCTACGCCACGAAATTCGCGCCGGACGCTTCCGCGAAGACCTGTTCGCCCGCATCAATATCTGGAATTATCCACTGCCCGCACTCGCCAACCGCCGCGAAGACATCGAGCCCAACGTCGAACACCAGCTCGCCCTAGCCTCGCAAGAACTCGGCCGCACTACCCGCTTCAACAAAGAAGCCCTGGCCGCCTACCTCGACTTTGCCCTCTCCAACCAAGCACCATGGCGCGGCAATTTCCGCGACCTCGCCGCCAGCATCATGCGCCTTGCCACACTTGCACCTCAAGGCAGGATACAGGTAGAACAAGTCCAAGCCGAAATCGAACGCCTCAAATGGTTATGGTCGGAAGAACCCTTTTCAGACGGCCTCCTACATAACAGGCCGTCTGAAAAAACACAAGACTACCCCGATAAAGTCGATTGGGACACATTGGATTTGTTCGACAAACTACAACTGCAACACGTCATCGACGAATGCCGCAAACATCCCAATATGGCCGCTGCCGGCCGTGCATTGTTCAACGTCTCCCGAACAGAAAGGGCAAAAGTCAATGACAGCGACCGATTGAGAAAGTATTTACAGCGATTCGGATTAGAATGGGGAGATATTTAA